In Porites lutea chromosome 9, jaPorLute2.1, whole genome shotgun sequence, a single window of DNA contains:
- the LOC140947650 gene encoding uncharacterized protein, translating into MGDKHFGSHLKTSEKVLQSVVKLFVQISTPNYSMPWQMKRQQQVFGSGFVISGRRILTNGHVVAYQKSVRVRKHGDAKKYNAHVIHVGHECDIAMLGVADETFWEDLCPLEFGKVPALEEDVVCVGFPTGGDNISVTRGVVSRVEIQRYAHSAVELLAIQIDAAINSGNSGGPALQDDKVIGIAFETLDNAENIGYIIPVTIIKHFLDDIEKSHMYNGFCRLGIKWQPIESEHMRSYFQLSSDQTGVLVTKVLPLFSCSNVVKRGDVLMAVDEEVVADNGTVHFRGNERILFDYKLSQMFLGDMCKLKILRQGEVMTVEVKLDLVTSLVPTQLYDKRPSYLVYAGLVFVSLSQPYMQHQYGKDWARKAPIRLCDRVLYGVLNKAGQEVILLSQVLAAELTTGYETMANLQLFKVNGIPILNLKHLASVLDDITRPFSKDRDSRNSAAKTEITVTTDSCLKASPLPKQNEVTVKSSAANPRQNDNIIPLKEISQGMDESDSRSCAKLKTLEDVKKDVERGSSVCDSDVDSLSEDRTSSTDPRKQDFVKSDSCARDSFFLSTQTAEENSGVDQDPTLLNREDFVHFELDKDKIIVLHIPTAYMAAPEILRQYAIGQSRSDDLPTPP; encoded by the exons ATGGGCGACAAACATTTCGGATCGCATCTGAAAACCAGTGAAAAG GTTCTGCAATCAGTGGTGAAACTTTTTGTGCAGATTTCTACACCTAACTATAGCATGCCATGGCAAATGAAGCGACAACAACAGGTCTTTGGATCTGGATTTGTCATTTCTGGTCGAAGAATACTCACAAATGGACATGTAGTAGCATACCAGAAGTCT GTGCGAGTGCGCAAGCATGGTGATGCCAAGAAGTATAATGCACATGTCATCCACGTTGGTCATGAATGTGACATTGCCATG TTGGGTGTAGCAGATGAGACTTTCTGGGAAGATCTCTGTCCACTGGAGTTTGGCAAAGTCCCTGCTCTTGAAGAAGATGTGGTTTGTGTTGGTTTTCCAACTGGTGGAGATAACATCAGTGTCACAAGAGGGGTGGTGTCTAGAGTAGAGATTCAAAGATATGCACATTCTGCTGTGGAACTCTTAGCCATTCAG ATTGATGCAGCAATAAATAGTGGAAACAGTGGCGGTCCTGCTCTTCAAGATGATAAAGTAATTGGAATTGCATTTGAGACCCTGGATAATGCTGAGAACATAGGATATATCATTCCT GTAACAATCATAAAACATTTCTTGGATGACATTGAAAAGAGCCACATGTACAATGGGTTTTGTCGCCTTGGGATCAAGTGGCAGCCAATTGAAAGTGAGCACATGCGGAGTTACTTTCAGTTATCCAGTGATCAGACAGGAGTCTTGGTCACAAAGGTGCTGCCTTTATTCAGCTGCAGTAATGTGGTTAAGCGAGGAGATGTGCTTATGGCTGTTGATGAAGAAGTGGTTGCAGATAATGGAACG GTTCATTTCCGTGGAAACGAGCGCATTCTGTTTGATTACAAATTGTCGCAAATGTTTCTTGGTGACATGTGTAAGCTGAAGATTCTGAGGCAGGGTGAAGTAATGACAGTGGAGGTTAAACTTGACTTGGTAACATCACTTGTTCCTACTCAGCTGTATGACAAGAGACCAAG TTACCTGGTGTATGCTGGTTTGGTATTTGTGTCTCTGTCCCAGCCTTACATGCAGCATCAGTACGGCAAGGACTGGGCACGAAAAGCGCCCATAAGACTGTGCGACCGCGTTCTTTACGGTGTTTTAAATAAAGCAGGACAGGAAGTCATCTTACTGAGTCAG GTTCTGGCTGCAGAATTGACTACAGGCTATGAAACAATGGCAAATCTCCAGCTTTTCAAGGTGAACGGAATTCCAATTCTGAACCTTAAACATCTTGCCTCTGTGTTGGACGACATTACAAGGCCTTTTAGCAAAGATCGTGACTCTCGCAACTCAGCTGCAAAAACTGAAATAACTGTGACTACAGATAGCTGTCTCAAAGCTAGTCCTTTACCTAAACAGAACGAAGTTACTGTCAAAAGCTCTGCGGCAAACCCCAGGCAAAATGATAACATTATACCTTTAAAGGAAATCAGTCAGGGAATGGATGAATCGGACAGCCGTTCTTGTGCAAAACTCAAAACTTTAGAGGATGTGAAGAAGGACGTCGAGAGAGGAAGCTCAGTTTGCGATAGTGACGTTGATTCTTTATCGGAAGACAGAACCTCATCCACAGATCCCAGAAAACAAGATTTTGTGAAATCAGATTCTTGTGCACGGGACTCTTTCTTTTTATCAACACAAACGGCTGAAGAGAATTCTGGTGTGGACCAAGACCCCACTCTTCTGAACAGAGAGGACTTTGTACATTTTGAGTTGGATAAAGACAAGATTATTGTCCTTCACATCCCAACAGCTTACATGGCCGCTCCGGAAATATTGCGCCAATATGCAATAGGTCAGTCTCGCTCGGATGATCTACCTACACCCCCGTAA